Proteins co-encoded in one Cupriavidus taiwanensis genomic window:
- the phnG gene encoding phosphonate C-P lyase system protein PhnG has translation MMQSETARPDVPAAHAARAAWLRILATAPAEALDGACQQLAQAQALPAYRLLRKPEAGMAMVRGRAGGTGAQFNLGEITVTRCAVVLDDGAADAGAGIAYVQGRSERHAEQAALLDALLQRPAWHQRVQELVLAPLAEAHARRAAHAAATAVQTRVEFFTMVRGED, from the coding sequence ATGATGCAAAGCGAAACCGCGCGGCCCGATGTGCCCGCCGCCCATGCCGCCCGCGCCGCCTGGCTGCGGATCCTGGCGACCGCGCCCGCCGAGGCGCTCGACGGCGCCTGCCAACAGCTTGCACAAGCGCAGGCCCTGCCCGCCTACCGGCTGCTGCGCAAGCCCGAGGCCGGCATGGCCATGGTGCGGGGCCGCGCCGGCGGCACCGGGGCACAGTTCAACCTTGGCGAGATCACCGTCACACGCTGCGCGGTCGTGCTGGACGATGGCGCCGCCGATGCCGGCGCGGGCATCGCCTACGTCCAGGGCCGCAGCGAGCGCCATGCCGAGCAGGCCGCGCTGCTGGACGCGCTGCTGCAGCGCCCCGCCTGGCACCAGCGCGTGCAGGAGCTGGTGCTCGCACCGCTGGCCGAGGCACACGCCCGCCGCGCCGCGCACGCCGCGGCCACGGCCGTGCAGACGCGCGTCGAGTTCTTCACCATGGTCCGCGGAGAAGACTGA
- the phnN gene encoding phosphonate metabolism protein/1,5-bisphosphokinase (PRPP-forming) PhnN has product MSAATVADGHGLFYLMGPSGSGKDSLLRALRERLGADHRIIIAHRYITRAADANEASVALTPQEFQRRRALGCLALDWHSHGLHYGIGIEIEQWLARGLTVIVNGSREYLPQAVARYPRLCAVHVRVQPEVLAARLRRRGREAEDAIARRLARARQAFAVPPGCRLIEIDNSGGLDTAVAALAQLVGAAPAAAGPA; this is encoded by the coding sequence ATGAGCGCGGCAACCGTGGCCGACGGACACGGCCTGTTCTACCTGATGGGACCGTCCGGCAGCGGCAAGGACTCGCTGCTGCGCGCGCTGCGCGAGCGCCTGGGCGCGGACCACCGCATCATCATCGCGCATCGCTACATCACCCGCGCCGCCGACGCCAACGAGGCCTCGGTGGCGCTGACCCCGCAAGAATTCCAGCGCCGCCGGGCGCTGGGCTGCCTGGCGCTGGACTGGCACAGCCACGGGCTGCACTACGGCATCGGCATCGAGATCGAACAGTGGCTGGCGCGCGGCCTGACGGTGATCGTCAACGGCTCGCGCGAGTACCTGCCGCAAGCGGTGGCACGCTACCCCAGGCTGTGCGCGGTGCATGTGCGGGTGCAGCCGGAAGTGCTGGCGGCGCGCCTGCGCCGGCGCGGACGCGAGGCCGAAGACGCGATCGCAAGACGGCTGGCGCGTGCGCGGCAGGCATTCGCCGTGCCGCCCGGATGCCGGCTGATCGAGATCGACAACAGCGGCGGGCTGGACACGGCGGTGGCAGCCCTGGCGCAACTGGTGGGCGCCGCGCCCGCGGCGGCCGGGCCAGCCTGA
- a CDS encoding carbon-phosphorus lyase complex subunit PhnI, translating into MYVAVKGGERAILNSYRMLDAYRRGDIAVPELTLAQIREQMPLAVARVMAEGSLYDPHLAALALKQAAGDQIEAIFLLRAYRTTLARFGYTQPLDTGAMRLQRRISSTYKDVPGGQVLGPTYDYTQRLLDFSLETGRAPQPVAAAQEPLVATMPRVTSLLEADQLVEADEVPAGDPAPPDLTREPLSFPAGRAARLQNLARADEGFLLSMGYSTQRGYGNSHPFAAEIRYGTAEVELFVEELGFAVTIGEIELTECQMVSQFAGNADQAPRFTRGYGLVFGYNERKAMSMALADRAMRAEALGEAADAPANDIEFMLYHSDNVEASGFVQHLKLPHYVDFQANLELLRRLRAGGAGAPDSAMPACAATPSQAHPQPQPQPHEETLA; encoded by the coding sequence ATGTACGTAGCCGTCAAGGGAGGCGAGCGCGCCATCCTGAACTCTTACCGGATGCTCGATGCCTATCGCCGCGGCGACATCGCGGTGCCGGAGCTGACGCTGGCACAGATCCGCGAGCAGATGCCGCTGGCGGTGGCGCGCGTGATGGCCGAAGGCTCGCTGTACGACCCCCACCTGGCCGCGCTGGCGCTCAAGCAGGCCGCCGGCGACCAGATCGAGGCGATCTTCCTGCTGCGCGCGTACCGCACCACGCTGGCGCGCTTCGGCTATACGCAGCCGCTCGATACCGGCGCGATGCGCCTGCAGCGCCGGATCTCATCGACCTACAAGGACGTGCCGGGCGGCCAGGTGCTGGGCCCCACCTATGACTACACGCAGCGGCTGCTGGATTTCTCGCTCGAAACCGGCCGCGCGCCGCAGCCCGTGGCGGCGGCGCAGGAACCGCTGGTCGCCACCATGCCGCGCGTAACCAGCCTGCTGGAAGCGGACCAGCTGGTCGAAGCCGACGAGGTTCCCGCCGGCGACCCCGCGCCCCCCGACCTCACGCGCGAGCCCCTGAGCTTCCCCGCCGGCCGCGCCGCGCGCTTGCAGAACCTGGCGCGCGCCGACGAGGGCTTCCTGCTGTCGATGGGCTACTCGACCCAGCGCGGGTACGGCAATTCGCACCCGTTCGCGGCCGAGATCCGCTACGGCACGGCCGAGGTGGAGCTGTTCGTCGAAGAGCTTGGCTTCGCCGTCACCATCGGCGAGATCGAGCTGACCGAATGCCAGATGGTGAGCCAGTTCGCCGGCAATGCCGACCAGGCGCCGCGCTTTACGCGCGGCTACGGGCTGGTGTTCGGCTACAACGAGCGCAAGGCCATGTCGATGGCGCTGGCCGACCGCGCCATGCGCGCCGAAGCGCTGGGCGAGGCCGCCGACGCGCCGGCCAACGATATCGAATTCATGCTGTACCACAGCGACAACGTCGAGGCCTCGGGTTTCGTGCAGCACCTGAAGCTGCCGCACTACGTGGACTTCCAGGCCAACCTGGAGTTGCTGCGACGGCTGCGCGCCGGCGGCGCCGGGGCGCCGGACAGCGCCATGCCCGCGTGCGCGGCAACGCCATCGCAAGCACACCCGCAACCACAGCCACAGCCGCATGAGGAGACGCTGGCATGA
- the phnH gene encoding phosphonate C-P lyase system protein PhnH: MHTNQAMPSTPAAALLPGFDDPVGDAQQVFRAALQAFAHPGQLQGLPARSGLPEGLSPALAALLLTLADADTPVWLPAGVPAAARAFLRFHCGCRLTEDPGAAAFVCVPAGHATPALTDCAQGDPAFPDRSATLLVEVASLAEGETLTLRGPGIEHTQALRVAGLPAGFRAAWRANNARFPLGVDLLLSSGDRFCALTRTTIVED; the protein is encoded by the coding sequence ATGCATACCAACCAAGCGATGCCATCCACGCCGGCCGCCGCGCTGCTGCCCGGCTTCGACGATCCGGTCGGCGACGCCCAGCAGGTGTTCCGCGCCGCGCTGCAGGCCTTTGCCCACCCCGGCCAGCTGCAGGGGCTGCCGGCCCGCAGCGGCTTGCCCGAGGGCCTGTCGCCGGCGCTGGCCGCATTGCTGCTGACGCTGGCCGATGCCGATACGCCGGTCTGGCTGCCCGCCGGCGTGCCCGCCGCCGCGCGCGCCTTCCTGCGCTTTCACTGCGGCTGCCGGCTGACGGAGGATCCCGGCGCCGCGGCCTTCGTCTGCGTGCCGGCGGGCCATGCCACGCCTGCGCTCACCGACTGCGCGCAGGGCGACCCCGCCTTCCCGGATCGCTCGGCCACGCTGCTGGTGGAAGTGGCCTCGCTGGCCGAGGGCGAGACCCTCACGCTGCGCGGCCCGGGCATCGAGCACACGCAAGCGCTGCGCGTTGCCGGGCTGCCCGCGGGCTTTCGCGCGGCCTGGCGCGCCAACAACGCCCGTTTTCCGCTCGGCGTGGACCTGCTGCTGTCCAGCGGCGACCGGTTCTGCGCGCTGACGCGCACCACCATCGTGGAGGACTGA
- the ampC gene encoding class C beta-lactamase, translating into MNRILEKRVPAVAAAAALLCGAGAHAAQRVDAATLKRVVDAAIQPVMQAHDVPGMAVSVTAGGRQYDFHYGVAARASGRKVDADTLFEIGSVSKTFTATLAAYAQARGDLSLADHAAKYLPALAGSSVGATSLLDLGTYAAGGLPLQFPATVTDTGTMVDYFRNWRPRYAAGSHRQYSNPSIGLFGYLAARSMGQPFEVLMEQTLYPALGLRSTYLTVPKARMGDYAYGYGKDGKPVRVTPGVLDAEAYGVKTTSADMMRFVMANIDGSGLDPTLRRALATTRTGYFRVGDMVQGLAWEMYPWPAQRDSVLAGSSPQVVFEANAVARLQPPQAARSDMLVNKTGSTNGFGAYVAYVPSQRIGIVMLANKNYPVAERVKAAFQVLTYLDGQAARDRKP; encoded by the coding sequence ATGAACAGGATTCTTGAGAAGAGGGTGCCAGCCGTTGCCGCCGCCGCGGCGCTGCTGTGCGGCGCTGGTGCCCATGCCGCGCAGCGTGTCGATGCGGCCACGCTCAAGCGTGTCGTCGACGCGGCGATCCAGCCGGTGATGCAGGCGCACGACGTGCCGGGCATGGCCGTGAGCGTTACGGCCGGCGGCAGGCAGTACGACTTCCACTACGGCGTCGCCGCCAGGGCGAGCGGCCGCAAGGTCGACGCCGACACGCTGTTCGAGATCGGCTCGGTCAGCAAGACCTTCACCGCGACACTGGCCGCCTATGCGCAGGCCCGCGGCGACCTGTCGCTGGCCGACCATGCGGCGAAGTATCTGCCCGCGCTCGCCGGCAGCAGCGTGGGCGCGACCAGCCTGCTGGACCTGGGCACGTATGCGGCCGGCGGGCTGCCGCTGCAGTTTCCGGCGACCGTCACCGACACCGGCACGATGGTCGACTATTTCCGCAACTGGCGCCCCCGCTACGCCGCCGGGAGCCACCGGCAGTATTCGAATCCCAGCATCGGGCTGTTCGGCTACCTGGCCGCGCGCAGCATGGGGCAGCCGTTCGAGGTGCTGATGGAGCAGACGCTGTACCCCGCGCTGGGGCTGCGCAGCACCTACCTCACGGTGCCGAAGGCGCGCATGGGCGACTATGCCTATGGCTACGGCAAGGACGGCAAGCCGGTCCGCGTCACGCCCGGCGTGCTGGATGCCGAGGCCTACGGCGTCAAGACCACCTCGGCCGACATGATGCGCTTCGTCATGGCCAATATCGACGGCAGCGGGCTGGACCCGACCCTGCGGCGCGCGCTGGCCACCACCCGCACCGGTTACTTCAGGGTCGGCGACATGGTGCAGGGGCTGGCCTGGGAAATGTACCCCTGGCCGGCGCAGCGCGACAGCGTGCTGGCGGGCAGTTCGCCGCAGGTGGTGTTCGAGGCCAATGCGGTGGCGCGGCTGCAGCCGCCGCAGGCGGCGCGCAGCGACATGCTGGTCAACAAGACCGGCTCGACCAATGGCTTCGGCGCCTATGTCGCCTACGTGCCGTCGCAGCGCATCGGCATCGTGATGCTGGCGAACAAGAACTACCCGGTCGCGGAGCGGGTGAAGGCGGCGTTCCAGGTGCTGACATACCTGGACGGCCAGGCCGCGCGGGACCGAAAGCCATGA
- a CDS encoding DUF1045 domain-containing protein, with protein sequence MTQDAYRYAIYLSPSGPLHSFGSQWLGRDADTGATLPPPPGMPAAPAEWLRAPAHYGLHATLKPPFRLADGANGAMVDAIARDLARRQAPFDAALALRALRGFVAWGLADGGSPPMQALADACVQAFDPLRAPPSAQELARRAPDQLSAEERRMAEAWGYPYVFGTFVFHITLTGMLDVAGQRAAIAQLEAASGKLLQAPLHVDRISVFVQPAHGEDFVVARHYGFDGSTVDRAGAAYLGT encoded by the coding sequence ATGACCCAAGACGCGTACCGCTACGCCATCTACCTGTCGCCCTCCGGCCCGCTGCACAGCTTCGGCAGCCAGTGGCTGGGGCGCGACGCCGACACCGGCGCCACGCTGCCACCGCCCCCCGGCATGCCGGCCGCGCCGGCGGAGTGGCTCAGGGCGCCGGCGCATTACGGCCTGCACGCCACGCTGAAGCCGCCGTTCCGGCTTGCCGACGGCGCCAACGGCGCGATGGTCGATGCCATCGCCCGGGATCTTGCACGCCGGCAGGCGCCGTTCGACGCAGCGCTGGCGCTGCGCGCGCTGCGTGGCTTTGTCGCGTGGGGGCTTGCCGATGGCGGCTCGCCGCCGATGCAGGCGCTGGCCGACGCCTGCGTGCAGGCCTTCGATCCCTTGCGCGCGCCGCCTTCGGCGCAGGAGCTGGCCAGGCGCGCGCCGGACCAGCTGAGCGCTGAAGAACGCCGCATGGCGGAGGCATGGGGCTATCCGTATGTGTTCGGCACCTTCGTGTTCCATATCACCCTGACCGGCATGCTCGACGTCGCCGGCCAGCGCGCCGCGATCGCGCAGCTCGAAGCGGCCAGCGGCAAGCTGCTGCAAGCGCCGTTGCACGTGGACCGCATCAGCGTGTTCGTGCAGCCGGCACACGGCGAGGACTTTGTCGTCGCCCGCCATTACGGCTTCGACGGTAGCACCGTGGACCGCGCCGGTGCGGCGTATCTGGGCACATGA
- a CDS encoding GNAT family N-acetyltransferase translates to MLTTETSLALREVRGSDAELLHLSALLAAMDGETPLPLTTMRERYATMRRYPDYRCYMMVGADEVPLGTFSLLVFPVMVHDGRPEAIVEAVVVAPDARGMGVGKAMMREAMRLAREAGAAKLALSSGARRLRAHQFYRQLGFTEHGISFSIGL, encoded by the coding sequence ATGCTGACCACCGAAACCTCGCTCGCGCTGCGCGAAGTGCGCGGCTCCGACGCCGAACTGCTGCACCTGTCCGCGCTGCTGGCGGCGATGGACGGCGAAACCCCGCTGCCGCTGACGACCATGCGCGAGCGCTATGCGACCATGCGCCGCTACCCGGACTACCGCTGCTACATGATGGTGGGCGCCGACGAAGTGCCGCTCGGCACCTTCAGCCTGCTGGTGTTCCCGGTAATGGTCCACGACGGGCGCCCCGAGGCGATCGTCGAAGCCGTGGTGGTGGCGCCGGACGCGCGCGGCATGGGCGTCGGCAAGGCCATGATGCGCGAGGCGATGCGGCTGGCGCGCGAAGCCGGCGCGGCCAAGCTGGCGCTGTCATCCGGCGCGCGCCGCCTGCGCGCGCACCAGTTCTATCGCCAGCTCGGCTTTACCGAGCATGGCATCAGCTTCAGCATCGGGCTCTGA
- the phnF gene encoding phosphonate metabolism transcriptional regulator PhnF, which produces MSDREVERGSGVAVWRQIGEALADDIRKKLYLPGEQLPPEPELANRFAVNRHTIRRAMGELELSGLVRIEQGRGTFVQEHAIDYAIGRRTRFSQNLAAQGVRGHTEVVASQLVRAPDVAKQLGLTRTAELLHAQMIGKAEDRTIDVAEHYFDPRRFPGIDEVLRARQSVSRALAHFGIADYTRKWSRITAAMPSAPVARMLNQPKTRPVLQVEALNVDIDGNPVQYSVVRFAGDWVQLTVSERD; this is translated from the coding sequence ATGTCTGATCGGGAAGTGGAACGGGGTTCGGGCGTCGCGGTGTGGCGCCAGATTGGCGAGGCGCTGGCGGACGACATCCGCAAGAAGCTCTACCTGCCGGGCGAGCAGCTGCCGCCGGAGCCGGAGCTGGCCAACCGCTTCGCCGTGAACCGCCATACCATCCGCCGCGCCATGGGCGAGCTGGAGCTGAGCGGGCTGGTGCGCATCGAGCAGGGCCGCGGCACCTTCGTGCAGGAGCATGCGATCGACTACGCCATTGGCCGCCGCACGCGCTTCTCGCAGAACCTGGCGGCGCAGGGCGTGCGCGGCCACACCGAAGTCGTCGCCAGCCAGCTGGTGCGCGCGCCGGACGTGGCCAAACAGCTGGGGCTGACGCGCACCGCCGAGCTGCTGCACGCCCAGATGATCGGCAAGGCCGAGGACCGCACCATCGACGTGGCCGAGCATTACTTCGACCCCAGGCGCTTTCCCGGCATCGACGAGGTGCTGCGTGCCAGGCAGTCGGTATCGCGCGCGCTGGCGCATTTCGGCATTGCCGATTACACCCGCAAGTGGTCGCGCATTACCGCGGCGATGCCCAGCGCGCCGGTGGCGCGGATGCTGAACCAGCCCAAGACCCGGCCGGTGCTGCAGGTCGAGGCGCTCAACGTCGATATCGACGGCAACCCGGTGCAGTACAGCGTGGTGCGCTTCGCCGGCGACTGGGTGCAGCTGACGGTGTCCGAGCGCGACTGA
- the phnE gene encoding phosphonate ABC transporter, permease protein PhnE → MTVSATPGLPPTPRSHVRPPRTPLAVPLTWAVLLAMLALSWQGADMRPLDLLRDSDNMARFAADFFPPDFRDWRHYLDEMLVTVQIALWGTALAVVMAVPLGLLCSANIVPAWVYQPARRIMDACRAINEMVFAMLFIVAVGLGPFAGVLAIWIHTTGVLAKLFAEAVEAIDPRPVEGVRATGAGPVEEIVYGVIPQVLPLWLSFALYRFESNVRSASVVGIVGAGGIGTVLWEIIRSFQYGQTCAVMIIIIVFVSAIDILSAQIRKVLV, encoded by the coding sequence ATGACCGTCTCCGCCACGCCTGGCCTGCCTCCCACGCCCCGAAGCCATGTGCGCCCGCCGCGCACGCCCCTTGCCGTGCCGCTGACCTGGGCGGTGCTGCTGGCCATGCTGGCCCTGTCGTGGCAAGGCGCCGACATGCGCCCACTCGACCTGCTGCGCGATTCCGACAACATGGCCAGGTTCGCGGCGGATTTCTTCCCGCCCGATTTCCGCGACTGGCGCCACTACCTCGACGAGATGCTGGTCACCGTGCAGATCGCGCTGTGGGGCACGGCGCTGGCGGTGGTGATGGCGGTGCCGCTGGGGCTGCTGTGCTCGGCCAATATCGTGCCGGCCTGGGTCTACCAGCCGGCGCGCCGGATCATGGACGCGTGCCGCGCCATCAATGAAATGGTGTTCGCCATGCTGTTTATCGTCGCGGTCGGGCTGGGCCCGTTCGCCGGCGTGCTGGCGATCTGGATCCACACCACCGGGGTGCTGGCCAAGCTGTTTGCCGAAGCGGTCGAGGCCATCGACCCGCGCCCGGTGGAAGGCGTGCGCGCCACCGGCGCCGGCCCGGTCGAGGAAATCGTCTACGGCGTGATTCCGCAGGTGCTGCCGCTGTGGCTGTCGTTCGCGCTGTACCGCTTCGAGTCCAACGTGCGCTCGGCGTCGGTGGTGGGCATCGTCGGTGCCGGCGGCATCGGCACGGTGCTGTGGGAAATCATCCGCAGCTTCCAGTACGGGCAGACCTGCGCGGTGATGATCATCATCATCGTGTTCGTCTCGGCCATCGACATCCTGTCGGCCCAGATCCGCAAGGTGCTGGTGTGA
- the phnC gene encoding phosphonate ABC transporter ATP-binding protein: MTHAIEVRGLSKSFRADRKALDDVTLHVAPGEMVALLGASGSGKSTLLRHVAGFVTGDAGAGEILVNGRHVQRNGRLAGNVRQVRREIGFVFQQFNLVGRLPVITNVLVGMLARVPKWRGLLRMFRADEIRSGLDALAQVGIDDYAFQRASTLSGGQQQRAAIARTLVQNASVILADEPIASLDPESSRRVMSLLRQINRTRKVSVVVSLHQVDVAMRYCPRVVALRHGKVVYDGPSAALTPAMLRDLYGTEADELLRDAVPEDEGSAAPMPAPALVTMNLAAA, from the coding sequence ATGACGCACGCAATTGAAGTCCGCGGGCTGAGCAAATCGTTCCGTGCGGACCGCAAGGCGCTTGACGATGTCACGCTGCACGTCGCACCGGGCGAGATGGTCGCGCTGCTGGGCGCATCCGGATCCGGCAAGTCTACGCTGCTGCGCCACGTGGCCGGCTTTGTCACCGGCGACGCCGGCGCCGGCGAGATCCTGGTCAACGGCCGCCACGTGCAGCGCAACGGCCGGCTGGCGGGCAACGTACGCCAGGTGCGGCGCGAGATCGGATTCGTGTTCCAGCAGTTCAACCTGGTGGGACGCCTGCCGGTGATCACCAATGTGCTGGTCGGCATGCTGGCGCGCGTGCCCAAGTGGCGCGGCCTGCTGCGCATGTTCAGGGCCGACGAAATCCGCAGCGGGCTCGACGCGCTTGCGCAAGTTGGTATAGACGACTATGCCTTTCAGCGGGCCTCGACGCTGTCGGGCGGCCAGCAGCAGCGCGCCGCGATCGCGCGCACGCTGGTGCAGAACGCCAGCGTGATCCTGGCCGATGAGCCGATCGCCTCGCTCGATCCGGAATCCTCGCGCCGCGTGATGTCGCTGCTCAGGCAGATCAACCGCACCCGCAAGGTGTCGGTGGTGGTGTCGCTGCACCAGGTCGACGTAGCCATGCGCTACTGCCCGCGCGTGGTGGCGCTGCGTCATGGCAAGGTGGTCTATGACGGCCCTTCGGCCGCGCTGACGCCGGCGATGCTGCGCGACCTCTACGGCACCGAAGCCGACGAACTGCTGCGCGACGCCGTGCCTGAAGACGAAGGCAGCGCCGCGCCCATGCCGGCGCCGGCGCTGGTCACGATGAACCTGGCCGCCGCCTGA
- the copM gene encoding CopM family metallochaperone, whose product MQQSSSRHGAGTAARAVAALCLSAASFAVPAENAHQHPAHAAAPPPFVASTAKPYAGLIDDAMGVMHHGMTQAPTNGIPDHDFVAMMIPHHQGAIDMAKALLLYGKDPALRNLAQGIITEQQNEIRLMQAWLQRHQAQPSQANPPR is encoded by the coding sequence ATGCAACAGAGTTCCTCACGCCATGGCGCCGGCACCGCGGCACGCGCCGTGGCGGCGCTGTGCCTGTCGGCCGCCAGCTTTGCCGTACCGGCCGAGAACGCCCACCAGCACCCCGCCCACGCGGCGGCACCGCCGCCCTTTGTGGCCAGCACCGCAAAACCCTACGCCGGCCTGATCGATGACGCCATGGGCGTGATGCACCACGGCATGACGCAGGCCCCCACCAACGGCATTCCCGACCATGACTTCGTCGCCATGATGATCCCGCACCACCAGGGCGCGATCGACATGGCCAAGGCGCTGCTGCTATACGGCAAGGATCCGGCGCTGCGCAACCTGGCGCAGGGCATCATCACCGAGCAGCAGAACGAGATACGGCTGATGCAGGCGTGGCTGCAGCGCCACCAGGCCCAGCCGTCCCAGGCCAACCCGCCGCGCTGA
- the phnD gene encoding phosphonate ABC transporter substrate-binding protein → MLRRTFIAIAASAAVALPALPAFAQDARSLNIGFISTESSSNLKTAWQPLIDDLSKALGVPIKPFFASDYAGIIEGMRFNKVQIAWFGNKSAMEAVDRAGGEVFASVIDKDGNPGYWSVLMVNKDSDLKSVEDVIRRGKELTYGAGDPNSTSGTAVPGFYLWSVNKVEPKTLFKAVRIGNHETNLLSVLNKQVDVAVNNTENMERYRINTGKNAYDQVRVLWKSPLIPADPMVYRKDLAPELKKKIQTFFVNYGKGADAAREKQVLAALTYQGFRASSDAQLVPIRQIELAREKAKIESDTTLAAADKEKRLSDVTRRLAELDKAAASASSTQ, encoded by the coding sequence ATGCTTCGCAGAACCTTCATCGCCATCGCGGCCTCGGCCGCGGTTGCCCTGCCCGCCCTGCCCGCCTTTGCCCAGGACGCCAGGAGCCTGAACATCGGCTTTATCTCGACCGAATCGTCGTCCAACCTGAAGACCGCGTGGCAGCCGCTGATCGACGATCTGAGCAAGGCCCTGGGCGTGCCCATCAAGCCGTTCTTCGCCTCCGACTATGCCGGCATCATCGAAGGCATGCGCTTCAACAAGGTGCAGATCGCCTGGTTCGGCAACAAGTCAGCCATGGAAGCGGTGGACCGCGCCGGCGGCGAGGTCTTTGCGTCGGTGATCGACAAGGACGGCAACCCCGGCTACTGGTCGGTGCTGATGGTCAACAAGGACAGCGACCTGAAGAGCGTCGAGGACGTGATCAGGCGCGGCAAGGAGCTGACCTACGGCGCCGGCGACCCCAACTCCACCTCGGGCACGGCGGTGCCGGGCTTCTACCTGTGGAGCGTCAACAAGGTCGAGCCGAAGACGCTGTTCAAGGCCGTGCGCATCGGCAACCATGAAACCAACCTGCTGTCGGTGCTGAACAAGCAGGTCGACGTGGCCGTCAACAACACCGAGAACATGGAGCGCTACCGCATCAACACGGGCAAGAACGCCTATGACCAGGTGCGCGTGCTGTGGAAGTCGCCGCTGATCCCGGCCGACCCGATGGTCTACCGCAAGGACCTGGCGCCCGAACTGAAGAAGAAGATCCAGACCTTCTTCGTCAACTACGGCAAGGGTGCCGACGCGGCGCGCGAGAAGCAGGTGCTGGCGGCGCTGACCTACCAGGGCTTCCGCGCCTCGAGCGATGCGCAGCTGGTGCCGATCCGCCAGATCGAGCTGGCGCGCGAAAAGGCCAAGATCGAATCGGACACCACCCTGGCGGCCGCCGACAAGGAAAAGCGCCTGTCCGACGTGACCCGTCGCCTCGCGGAGCTGGACAAGGCCGCCGCCAGCGCCAGCAGCACGCAGTAA